One part of the Salinimonas iocasae genome encodes these proteins:
- a CDS encoding GAF domain-containing protein, whose product MDVEELLANCEKEKLHLSGRIQAFGALIIFDEESQTITHVSNNISEFITQDAQSLLGESIDSLDWLDESMLSALDNQPGERSLHYHHTVANSALHIRLIRSEGAILVELERDNPPENLPSYQALESELYPDAPGSWQAEDYYNQLLKTLHSILPFHRLMLYRFDSDWVGEVVSEATSDDDNGYMGLKFPASDIPAIARRMYFQNPSRIIPNVDESPIDIVSQQEDIPDLTWSDLRSVSTVHIQYLRNMDVGASFSIPLIISGKLWGIVACHHPEPLFLDLLTRNTAEKLVRHFCTVFNTFRSRQRLALLSDIEKQVDDMVQKLEEKSSEDSCQYLADTLLKELDASSTALYLNDTWYQAGREIDTSLLNKLDRKVQNDLSDYIFQTQNVLKHYGEEYSEDAIRGILAIKPNFETQTLRCYAFRLPEAQYTEWAGNPDKSVQETDSAGMLSPRSSFKKWTEVRGEASREWTKENQLLAKKVRAVILRQADKFLLA is encoded by the coding sequence ATGGATGTTGAAGAGTTACTAGCGAATTGCGAAAAAGAAAAGCTTCATCTGTCAGGACGTATTCAGGCTTTCGGCGCACTTATCATCTTTGATGAGGAAAGCCAGACGATAACTCATGTAAGTAATAATATCAGCGAGTTTATTACACAGGACGCGCAATCACTGCTGGGTGAATCTATTGATAGTCTGGACTGGTTAGATGAGTCGATGCTTTCGGCGCTGGATAACCAGCCGGGTGAACGGAGCCTGCACTATCATCATACAGTCGCTAATAGTGCTTTGCACATCCGTCTTATTCGCTCAGAAGGTGCAATACTGGTTGAGCTAGAAAGAGACAATCCCCCTGAGAACCTGCCTTCTTATCAGGCACTGGAGTCTGAGCTTTACCCCGATGCGCCGGGAAGCTGGCAGGCTGAAGATTATTACAACCAGTTGCTTAAAACGCTGCACAGCATTTTGCCGTTTCACCGCCTGATGCTTTATCGCTTCGATAGTGACTGGGTTGGCGAAGTGGTCTCAGAGGCCACTTCCGACGATGATAACGGCTACATGGGATTAAAATTTCCTGCATCAGATATTCCGGCTATCGCGCGCAGAATGTACTTTCAGAATCCCTCCCGCATTATTCCGAACGTGGATGAGTCCCCAATTGATATTGTGTCGCAGCAGGAAGATATTCCGGATTTGACCTGGTCGGACTTACGCAGCGTTTCGACTGTGCATATTCAGTACCTGAGAAATATGGATGTTGGTGCGTCATTTTCAATTCCTTTGATTATCTCAGGTAAGCTATGGGGCATCGTTGCCTGCCACCATCCCGAGCCGCTATTCCTGGATCTACTGACTCGCAATACTGCTGAAAAACTGGTGCGTCATTTTTGTACCGTGTTCAATACATTTCGTTCGCGGCAACGCCTGGCACTGCTAAGTGACATTGAAAAGCAGGTGGATGATATGGTGCAAAAGCTGGAGGAAAAATCCAGTGAAGACAGTTGTCAGTACCTTGCTGACACACTGCTTAAAGAACTGGATGCCTCTTCCACCGCTTTGTATTTAAATGATACCTGGTATCAGGCAGGGCGCGAAATTGATACCAGTTTATTGAATAAGCTGGACCGTAAAGTACAGAACGATTTGTCAGATTATATTTTTCAGACGCAAAATGTGCTTAAACATTACGGTGAGGAGTATAGCGAAGATGCTATCAGAGGGATCCTGGCAATAAAACCTAACTTTGAAACCCAGACATTACGGTGCTATGCATTTCGCTTACCTGAAGCGCAATACACCGAGTGGGCAGGCAACCCGGATAAGTCTGTTCAGGAAACCGACTCTGCCGGTATGCTCAGCCCGCGCTCTTCGTTTAAAAAATGGACAGAGGTGCGCGGTGAGGCAAGTCGGGAATGGACCAAGGAGAACCAGCTTCTGGCCAAAAAGGTACGTGCTGTTATCCTGCGTCAGGCTGATAAGTTCTTGCTAGCCTGA
- the epmB gene encoding EF-P beta-lysylation protein EpmB: protein MAQIIPKKPMTVEHNWQKELAMSFSDPVKLLEYLELDVEALKHHGEARTLFPLRVPRHFASLMEKGNWQDPLLQQVMPLDSEFIQTPGFSTDPLEEQDTAGKGLLHKYQSRVLFIVRGGCAVNCRYCFRRHFPYADNSVSRHQWEEALQYIREHPEVNEVIYSGGDPLMAKDDFLQWLTGQVAALPQIKRLRVHSRLPVVLPERLEHTMLKWMTSTRLNTVLVLHINHANEISDALKERLRAFRQAGVTLLNQGVLLKGINDSADAQVALSEALFSAGILPYYLFMLDKVQGAAHFDISEAQARSIMAQMIKRLPGYLVPTLAREIGGQPGKTPVDLHLQPNT from the coding sequence GTGGCGCAAATAATACCTAAAAAACCGATGACTGTAGAGCATAACTGGCAAAAAGAGTTAGCCATGAGCTTTTCCGACCCGGTAAAGCTGCTTGAATACCTTGAATTAGATGTAGAAGCGCTTAAACATCATGGCGAAGCCAGAACGTTATTTCCCCTGCGCGTGCCGCGCCATTTCGCCTCGTTAATGGAAAAAGGCAACTGGCAGGATCCGCTCCTGCAACAGGTCATGCCGCTGGACAGCGAGTTTATCCAGACACCAGGCTTTAGTACCGATCCCCTCGAAGAGCAGGATACTGCTGGCAAAGGTCTGTTACATAAATACCAGAGCCGGGTGTTATTTATTGTGCGCGGCGGATGCGCAGTAAACTGCAGATATTGTTTTCGCCGGCATTTTCCCTACGCCGATAACTCGGTCAGTCGTCACCAATGGGAGGAGGCCCTGCAGTATATTCGCGAGCACCCGGAAGTTAACGAAGTTATTTACTCAGGCGGCGACCCGCTGATGGCTAAAGACGATTTTCTGCAGTGGTTGACCGGGCAAGTCGCCGCGCTCCCTCAAATTAAGCGCCTGCGCGTACACTCGCGGCTGCCGGTGGTATTGCCTGAAAGGCTGGAGCACACGATGTTGAAATGGATGACATCTACCCGGCTTAATACTGTACTGGTACTGCATATCAATCATGCAAATGAAATCAGTGATGCGCTTAAAGAGCGACTTCGCGCATTTCGTCAAGCCGGCGTAACGCTGTTAAACCAGGGCGTACTTTTAAAAGGGATTAATGATAGCGCTGATGCGCAGGTGGCACTGAGTGAAGCGCTGTTTTCTGCGGGTATCCTGCCCTACTACCTGTTTATGCTGGACAAAGTGCAGGGCGCAGCCCATTTTGATATCAGCGAAGCGCAGGCCAGAAGTATTATGGCCCAGATGATAAAGCGTTTGCCAGGCTACCTGGTGCCGACCCTCGCCAGAGAAATCGGCGGGCAACCTGGCAAAACGCCTGTCGATTTACACCTGCAACCAAACACCTAA
- a CDS encoding GGDEF domain-containing protein translates to MLDTFTLVVCTTIINAMMIVTLVALYRTSPSEKSILDWLGGICCFFVTNIAGLTLSANLLNHWLTPAVANTLFVAGNAMIFSGIYRYLHGQHKWPLVCSVAAITFLVHLFPFMHENIESRILVTYPLIIAICLSAVVILCRRQWQTRLFGLLPLTIVMGAFTAQLALRFFALVLENVGINVFSHSLIINTGTLGVMLYVMALAMSVAYLVNWVREQSLKKISRTDTLTGWLNRRDFTYRMPQLFSTTRHHRQPFACIVMDIDMFKQVNDTYGHTVGDEVLIHVSHQMRCVTRDCEYHYRLGGEEFVLLLPDCDEKQAMTVAERVRKAVESSPYLHEDNTLDCSISLGVAVITANGEGEWESLLKAADNAMYKAKASGRNTIRLDVLSRPRQHAANGSSYQASKNLSA, encoded by the coding sequence TTGCTCGATACTTTTACACTTGTAGTCTGCACTACAATAATCAACGCGATGATGATTGTGACGCTCGTCGCGCTTTATCGCACGAGTCCGTCTGAAAAGTCTATTCTGGACTGGCTAGGCGGAATTTGCTGCTTTTTTGTTACCAATATTGCTGGCCTGACGCTCTCGGCAAACCTGTTAAATCACTGGCTTACGCCAGCAGTGGCTAATACCTTGTTTGTTGCAGGCAATGCCATGATATTCAGTGGTATTTACCGATATCTCCACGGTCAGCACAAATGGCCTCTGGTCTGCTCAGTTGCCGCTATTACGTTTCTGGTACACCTCTTTCCCTTTATGCATGAAAACATCGAAAGCCGGATATTGGTTACCTATCCGCTTATCATAGCAATTTGCTTATCGGCCGTTGTGATCTTATGTCGTCGTCAATGGCAGACCCGATTATTCGGGCTACTTCCTCTGACCATTGTGATGGGTGCTTTCACCGCTCAATTGGCCTTGCGCTTTTTCGCGCTGGTATTGGAAAACGTTGGTATTAACGTGTTCAGCCATAGCCTGATTATCAATACAGGGACGTTGGGAGTGATGCTTTACGTTATGGCATTAGCCATGAGTGTAGCCTACCTGGTGAACTGGGTTCGGGAACAAAGCCTGAAAAAAATCTCCCGTACAGACACACTCACCGGTTGGTTAAACCGGCGTGATTTTACCTACCGTATGCCACAGCTGTTTTCAACAACCCGTCATCATCGCCAGCCTTTTGCCTGCATTGTTATGGATATCGATATGTTCAAACAGGTGAATGACACATATGGTCATACGGTGGGTGACGAGGTGTTAATCCATGTCAGCCACCAGATGCGCTGTGTCACCCGTGATTGTGAGTATCATTACCGGCTGGGTGGCGAGGAGTTTGTTCTGCTGCTTCCCGACTGCGATGAAAAGCAGGCAATGACAGTCGCGGAGCGTGTGAGAAAAGCCGTTGAATCATCGCCCTACCTTCACGAAGATAACACGCTTGACTGTTCAATCAGCCTTGGCGTAGCGGTTATTACGGCAAACGGTGAAGGCGAATGGGAGAGCTTACTTAAAGCGGCTGACAACGCGATGTATAAAGCCAAAGCATCTGGCAGAAATACCATCAGGCTCGATGTCCTCAGCCGTCCGCGACAACATGCAGCGAACGGCAGCTCCTATCAGGCTAGCAAGAACTTATCAGCCTGA
- the efp gene encoding elongation factor P has product MANYSTNEFKGGLKIMLDGEPCNILENEYVKPGKGQAFNRVKIRKLISNKVLEKTFRSGETVESADVLDTELAYLYTDGEFYHFMNNDTFEQIAADEKAVGDNIKWLVENDVCTITLWNGTPITVTPPNFVELEITETDPGLKGDTAGTGGKPATLSTGAVVRVPLFVQTGEVIKVDTRSGEYVSRVQK; this is encoded by the coding sequence ATGGCTAATTACAGCACCAACGAATTCAAAGGTGGCCTGAAAATTATGTTGGACGGCGAGCCTTGTAACATTTTAGAAAACGAATACGTTAAGCCGGGCAAGGGCCAGGCATTCAACCGCGTTAAAATTCGTAAACTGATTTCTAATAAAGTACTGGAAAAAACATTCCGTTCTGGCGAAACCGTCGAAAGCGCTGATGTACTGGACACCGAACTGGCGTACCTGTACACAGACGGCGAATTCTATCACTTTATGAATAACGATACATTCGAACAAATCGCTGCAGATGAAAAAGCGGTGGGTGATAATATCAAATGGCTGGTCGAAAATGACGTGTGCACGATCACGCTATGGAATGGCACGCCGATTACCGTTACTCCACCTAACTTTGTCGAGCTGGAAATCACTGAAACAGACCCAGGTCTGAAAGGTGACACTGCTGGTACAGGTGGTAAGCCGGCAACACTTAGCACTGGCGCTGTAGTACGTGTACCGCTGTTTGTTCAGACTGGTGAAGTTATTAAAGTTGACACCCGCTCGGGTGAGTACGTGTCCCGCGTACAAAAATAA
- a CDS encoding HAD family hydrolase encodes MQSVITPATTLILFDHDGTLVDSEAVHYTLWQTLLGRYGITLSESLHNDMLVGMPVAQNAIDVTRHFSLPANPTDIAAQKHQLTREYLKDRAFPLIEDARIAIERCHQAGYQLGIVTGGSQLSVEQTLTHHKLREYISLTVSVEDVEQSKPHPESYLKALAMASVSAANAVAVEDTMHGMKAAVAAGISCVVIPTAQSASHDFSAAQATYSSLTQWLDKEMTA; translated from the coding sequence GTGCAGTCTGTAATTACGCCGGCTACTACACTTATTTTGTTCGATCACGACGGCACGCTGGTCGACTCAGAAGCAGTGCATTACACGCTATGGCAAACGTTACTCGGCCGTTACGGCATAACGTTAAGTGAGTCGCTGCACAACGACATGCTGGTCGGCATGCCGGTTGCTCAAAATGCCATTGATGTAACGCGTCACTTTTCCCTGCCTGCCAATCCAACGGATATCGCTGCGCAAAAACATCAGCTCACCCGGGAATATCTTAAAGATCGGGCATTCCCGCTTATCGAAGATGCGCGCATAGCCATTGAGCGCTGTCATCAGGCCGGATATCAGTTAGGCATCGTGACCGGCGGCAGTCAACTGTCGGTAGAGCAAACATTAACTCATCATAAATTGCGCGAATATATCAGCCTGACAGTGAGTGTTGAGGATGTAGAACAAAGTAAACCTCACCCGGAGAGTTACCTTAAGGCATTGGCGATGGCCAGCGTGTCGGCCGCTAATGCGGTGGCCGTAGAGGACACCATGCACGGTATGAAGGCTGCCGTGGCTGCAGGTATTTCCTGTGTCGTCATTCCAACTGCCCAGTCGGCCTCGCATGACTTCAGCGCGGCGCAGGCTACTTATTCCAGCCTGACGCAATGGCTGGATAAAGAAATGACAGCCTGA
- the epmA gene encoding elongation factor P--(R)-beta-lysine ligase, with translation MTTSWQPTTSHRTRHARAHLLREIREFFYARDVLEVDTPLLSQGSVTDVHLDAFYTGFSHSHTGKAQSLYLQTSPEYAMKRLLCAQSGPIYQLCKAFRHEGAGRWHNPEFTMLEWYRPDFDHLMLMDEVNALLQQTLGTESGERFTYQQIMVRHTGLDPLAVTHGQLIDALPRLNINIDGPERLSHDDLLQLIFAMVVEPLIGQHRPCFVYGFPAGQAALARLSEQDPRTADRFEVYFKGAELANGFYELADADEQRKRFEQDNQMRQQMGMPTIAIDENFLQALEAGLPDCAGVALGVDRLLMLKTGATHIEQVINFPVSRA, from the coding sequence ATGACCACTTCCTGGCAGCCAACAACCTCGCACCGAACCCGACACGCCCGCGCACACTTGCTTCGGGAGATCCGTGAATTTTTTTATGCACGAGATGTGTTGGAAGTTGACACGCCATTGCTAAGCCAGGGCTCGGTCACGGATGTGCATTTAGACGCCTTCTACACCGGCTTTTCCCACAGTCATACTGGTAAAGCGCAATCGTTATATCTGCAAACCTCTCCTGAATATGCCATGAAGCGGCTGTTATGTGCGCAGAGCGGGCCAATTTATCAATTATGCAAAGCGTTCAGACATGAAGGAGCAGGGCGTTGGCATAACCCTGAGTTTACGATGCTTGAATGGTACCGTCCCGACTTTGACCATCTCATGTTGATGGACGAGGTGAATGCCCTTTTACAGCAAACGCTGGGCACGGAGTCTGGTGAACGCTTTACCTACCAGCAAATTATGGTTCGGCACACCGGCCTGGACCCATTAGCCGTGACCCACGGGCAACTTATTGATGCGCTACCACGGCTGAATATAAATATTGATGGGCCAGAGAGATTGAGCCACGATGATTTGCTTCAGTTAATTTTTGCAATGGTTGTTGAACCGCTGATTGGTCAGCATCGGCCGTGTTTTGTATACGGCTTTCCTGCCGGACAGGCGGCTCTGGCCCGGCTCAGCGAGCAGGACCCGCGTACAGCGGACAGGTTTGAGGTGTATTTTAAAGGTGCTGAGCTGGCAAACGGCTTTTATGAGCTTGCTGATGCTGATGAGCAGCGCAAACGCTTTGAACAGGACAATCAGATGCGCCAGCAAATGGGTATGCCGACGATTGCCATTGATGAAAATTTTCTGCAGGCACTTGAGGCGGGCCTGCCAGATTGTGCTGGTGTCGCGCTGGGCGTTGACCGCCTGTTAATGTTAAAGACCGGCGCTACGCATATTGAGCAGGTGATAAACTTTCCGGTCAGCCGCGCTTAA
- a CDS encoding TonB-dependent receptor, with amino-acid sequence MFSRSILTAAILSAISAGALANDITGQVTDEQGNPVAGAKVTVEGSRKVVTTDEQGRYTLVDVPAEDVHIHVSSDNYLHGDKDLGQVTGNPEVNFTLSASSVENILVTATAMQASVLESVTPVSVLSEAELRRQQAPTLGETLNNTPGVHSTYFGPVSSSPVIRGNDGPRVKIVQNGLDVSDVSRIGPDHNVATSTSSATQVEILRGPATLQYGSGAIGGVVNVVDRRIPSEKPVGIEGEAEARYSTADNGKFGKVDVTGAQGDIAYHVDGFKRKTDNVDIPGYASVEPDEDEPSGVLENSQMDTTNITAGLSYIQDEGFIGFAVEKLDNEYGVPGHHHHHEEEGHEHDEEHEGEHEDEHAEEIAEEGGTRIDVDMTRYQMAGELHSPVKGLNNIKFGLAHTDYEHVELEGGVTGTRFTNDSTNLRLTANHVKIDGWHGVIGVQASTSDYSAVGAEAFTPPTETDVMALFLVEQKRFGNLTVELGARIENTQYDVADTQLDLDTGHDEEAHHDEHEEHEEHAEEMHDEHEEHADEMHTYNFSDYDFTSTSLSAGFNWEYEDGYSMAFTASRNERAPSQQELFAGGPHLATQTYEVGLVYGLDSEGELSEELQPVSEEVSNNIDLTFRKFTGDWGYTVSFFYNQADDYIYQSATGLLAADGHDEHEEHEGEAHDDDHAGEMEEAHEEGLEVFSFRQADADIYGMEAQVYVDLNTEWRVEVFGDMIRAKLDNQDLPRIPPLRVGSTLSYEHQGLRADLGFTFNDEQEYVAPYETTTDSYTMVNAGVEYEMPGAGADWVFFASADNLLDEEARVHTSFLKNQAPLPGRNFTVGVRALF; translated from the coding sequence ATGTTTTCACGCTCGATACTGACCGCGGCAATCTTATCTGCCATTTCAGCAGGTGCTTTGGCAAACGATATTACTGGTCAGGTTACTGATGAACAGGGCAACCCTGTTGCAGGTGCTAAAGTAACTGTAGAAGGCTCAAGAAAGGTTGTCACTACCGATGAGCAGGGACGATATACCCTGGTCGATGTGCCTGCCGAGGATGTACATATTCATGTTTCTTCAGACAACTACCTGCATGGTGATAAAGACCTGGGGCAGGTTACAGGCAACCCTGAAGTTAACTTCACTTTGTCAGCATCTTCAGTAGAAAACATTCTGGTAACCGCAACGGCTATGCAGGCGTCTGTTTTGGAATCGGTCACGCCGGTTTCTGTATTAAGCGAAGCTGAGTTAAGACGCCAGCAGGCACCTACACTGGGTGAGACACTCAATAATACACCAGGGGTGCACAGTACCTATTTTGGACCTGTATCCAGTAGCCCGGTTATTCGGGGTAACGATGGTCCGCGGGTAAAGATTGTGCAAAATGGTCTGGATGTGTCTGATGTCTCCCGCATTGGACCAGACCACAATGTTGCTACCAGCACTTCAAGCGCGACGCAGGTTGAGATTTTACGGGGGCCGGCCACCTTGCAGTATGGCAGTGGTGCGATAGGCGGTGTTGTTAATGTGGTTGATCGCCGTATTCCCTCTGAGAAACCAGTGGGTATTGAGGGCGAGGCTGAAGCGCGTTACTCCACAGCAGACAACGGAAAGTTTGGCAAAGTAGACGTCACCGGTGCACAGGGTGATATTGCCTATCACGTTGATGGCTTTAAGCGTAAAACAGACAATGTGGACATTCCCGGCTACGCCTCTGTAGAGCCTGATGAGGATGAGCCCTCCGGTGTGCTTGAAAACAGTCAGATGGATACCACCAACATCACAGCGGGCTTAAGTTATATTCAGGATGAAGGTTTCATCGGTTTTGCCGTTGAAAAACTTGATAATGAATACGGCGTTCCCGGTCATCATCACCACCATGAGGAAGAAGGTCATGAACATGACGAAGAGCATGAGGGTGAGCATGAAGATGAGCATGCAGAAGAAATAGCTGAAGAAGGCGGTACACGTATTGACGTGGATATGACCCGATATCAGATGGCGGGAGAGTTGCACTCACCGGTTAAAGGGCTGAACAATATTAAATTCGGGCTTGCCCATACTGATTATGAACACGTTGAATTAGAGGGCGGTGTAACCGGCACGCGTTTTACTAATGACAGCACCAACCTTCGTTTAACGGCAAATCACGTCAAGATTGATGGCTGGCATGGCGTAATCGGTGTCCAGGCAAGCACCAGCGACTACAGTGCTGTGGGCGCTGAAGCATTCACGCCTCCTACCGAAACCGATGTTATGGCTTTATTTCTGGTAGAGCAGAAGCGGTTTGGCAATCTGACGGTTGAGCTGGGCGCACGTATTGAAAATACGCAGTATGATGTGGCCGACACGCAACTGGATCTTGATACTGGTCATGATGAGGAAGCACATCATGACGAGCATGAAGAACATGAGGAACACGCGGAAGAGATGCACGATGAGCATGAAGAACATGCTGACGAAATGCATACGTACAACTTCTCAGATTACGACTTTACGTCTACGTCATTATCTGCTGGTTTCAACTGGGAGTATGAGGACGGTTATTCAATGGCTTTCACTGCCTCTCGCAACGAGCGGGCACCGAGTCAGCAGGAACTTTTCGCCGGTGGACCGCATCTGGCAACACAAACCTACGAAGTAGGATTAGTGTATGGCCTCGACAGTGAAGGTGAGTTGTCAGAAGAGCTGCAACCTGTCAGTGAGGAAGTCAGTAATAATATCGATCTGACTTTCCGTAAATTTACAGGTGACTGGGGCTATACGGTGTCTTTTTTCTATAATCAGGCAGATGATTATATCTATCAGAGTGCGACCGGATTACTGGCTGCAGATGGTCACGATGAGCATGAAGAACACGAAGGTGAGGCACATGATGATGACCACGCCGGAGAGATGGAAGAGGCCCATGAGGAAGGGCTGGAAGTCTTTAGCTTTCGCCAGGCCGACGCCGATATCTATGGAATGGAAGCGCAGGTCTATGTGGATCTGAATACCGAGTGGCGGGTTGAAGTATTTGGCGACATGATTCGCGCAAAGCTGGATAATCAGGATCTACCGCGTATTCCGCCTCTTCGTGTAGGCTCTACGCTATCTTATGAGCACCAGGGATTGCGCGCTGATCTCGGTTTCACTTTTAATGATGAGCAAGAGTATGTCGCACCTTACGAAACCACGACTGATAGCTACACGATGGTAAATGCCGGCGTGGAATATGAAATGCCCGGCGCAGGTGCAGACTGGGTATTTTTCGCCAGCGCTGACAACCTGCTGGATGAAGAGGCCAGAGTGCATACCTCTTTCCTGAAAAATCAGGCCCCGCTGCCTGGCCGTAACTTCACGGTAGGCGTGCGCGCTTTGTTCTAA
- the priC gene encoding primosomal replication protein PriC codes for MQAVHAQLQETIQALYRKAVDADNKLDQLQQAQQGKFTAVFSTDSGFRSKSKRFTPYVQEIAEDWQQLKEMDEEEAKTALPQLVAKLQLALETVTRFQQSLK; via the coding sequence ATGCAAGCAGTGCACGCACAATTACAGGAAACGATTCAGGCGCTTTATCGCAAAGCAGTGGATGCGGATAATAAGCTGGACCAGCTACAGCAAGCACAACAAGGTAAATTTACTGCGGTATTCAGCACTGACAGTGGTTTCAGAAGTAAGTCAAAACGCTTCACACCTTATGTGCAGGAAATTGCAGAAGATTGGCAACAGCTCAAAGAGATGGATGAAGAAGAAGCGAAAACTGCGCTGCCGCAACTAGTGGCAAAACTTCAGTTAGCGCTGGAAACGGTAACCCGCTTCCAGCAATCGCTTAAGTAA